A part of Corvus cornix cornix isolate S_Up_H32 chromosome Z, ASM73873v5, whole genome shotgun sequence genomic DNA contains:
- the SREK1IP1 gene encoding protein SREK1IP1 isoform X2, whose translation MSGGNKDNIRAGCKKCGYPGHLTFECRNFLRVDPQRDIVLDVSSTSSEDSEEEELQRLQAMREKKNLNEEEEKKKQKRKSKEKTKLKRPRKRSSSSSSAEEDEPKSKKQKSHKKEKEKGKKHKSKKGRHHKKEKKKRRKEKSSSSNSSDSSSSD comes from the exons ATGAGTG gtgGAAATAAGGATAACATCAGAGCTGGATGCAAGAAGTGTGGCTACC cTGGTCATCTGACATTTGAATGTCGAAACTTCCTCCGAGTAGATCCTCAAAGAGATATTGTTTTAGATGTTAGCAGCACTAGCAGTGAAGACAGCGAGGAAGAGGAACTACAGAGATTACAAGCCATGCGTGAAAAAAAGA ATttaaatgaagaggaagaaaaaaagaagcaaaaaagaaaaagcaaagagaaaacaaaattaaaaagaccGAGGAAAAG atCGTCCTCATCAAGTTCAGCTGAAGAGGATGAGCCAAAgtcaaaaaagcaaaaatcacacaaaaaagaaaaggaaaagggaaaaaaacataaatctAAGAAAGGAAGGCATcataaaaaggagaagaagaagagacgaaaggaaaaaagttcatCTTCTAACAGTTCAGACAGTTCAAGTAGTGACTGA
- the SREK1IP1 gene encoding protein SREK1IP1 isoform X1 yields the protein MALPGGNKDNIRAGCKKCGYPGHLTFECRNFLRVDPQRDIVLDVSSTSSEDSEEEELQRLQAMREKKNLNEEEEKKKQKRKSKEKTKLKRPRKRSSSSSSAEEDEPKSKKQKSHKKEKEKGKKHKSKKGRHHKKEKKKRRKEKSSSSNSSDSSSSD from the exons ATGGCACTGCCGG gtgGAAATAAGGATAACATCAGAGCTGGATGCAAGAAGTGTGGCTACC cTGGTCATCTGACATTTGAATGTCGAAACTTCCTCCGAGTAGATCCTCAAAGAGATATTGTTTTAGATGTTAGCAGCACTAGCAGTGAAGACAGCGAGGAAGAGGAACTACAGAGATTACAAGCCATGCGTGAAAAAAAGA ATttaaatgaagaggaagaaaaaaagaagcaaaaaagaaaaagcaaagagaaaacaaaattaaaaagaccGAGGAAAAG atCGTCCTCATCAAGTTCAGCTGAAGAGGATGAGCCAAAgtcaaaaaagcaaaaatcacacaaaaaagaaaaggaaaagggaaaaaaacataaatctAAGAAAGGAAGGCATcataaaaaggagaagaagaagagacgaaaggaaaaaagttcatCTTCTAACAGTTCAGACAGTTCAAGTAGTGACTGA